The Trueperaceae bacterium genomic interval AGATACGACAGATCGGGCCTACCCTGGGCCAGGATTCGATAAACGCAGGTGTCACGGCCGGGATCGTTGGCGCCGCGGCCGTCGTCGTCCTCATCCTCCTCTACTACGGGCCGCTATTCGGCGGCGTCCTGACGGTAGGCATCATCCTCGCCATGCTCTTCGTTTTCGGCATCCTCGCCGGACTGGGCGCGGCCCTCACCCTCCCCGGCATCGCCGGCCTGGTGCTCACCCTGGGTGCGGCCGTCGACGGTAACGTGATCTCATTCGAGCGGATCAAGGAGGAGTTGGCGGCCGGCAAGAGCCTGCGACTCTCGATGAAGGCCGGCTTCAACAACTCGCTTTCGGCCATCATCGACGCCAATGTCACCACTCTGCTGGCGGCCGCCGCGCTCTACCAGTACACCACCGGTCCGGTACGCGGCTTCGCCACCACCCTCGCGATCGGTATCGTCGCATCGGTCTTCGTCAACGTCGTCGTCGTGCCTTTCCTGCTCGACGTCCTTACCTTACGAGTGAAACGGCCGATGCTGCCCAAAGGCTTCTACGCTCACGGCATCCGTTTCGTCCGTCAGGCGCCGGTTGTGGTGACCGTGAGCGGCCTGCTGGTACTCGCATCCCTGGGCGGACTCTTCCTCAAGGGTCTTCCGCTCTCCACCGACTTCACGGGTGGAACCAGCATCCTCCTGCGGGTGCCCGACGGCACGACAGTAGGTGACGTGCGAGCGGTGCTCGACGGGCCCGAACTGGAGCAGGTCTCGGCCGAGGGCGCCAACATCGTCGAGGTAACCGACCCGACCATCGAGGGCAACCTCATCTCGGTCCGAGTAGGTGTTTCGGGATCGGCCGAGGCGAGTGAAGAAGTCGCCGACACCCTGGCAACGGCGCTGCAGGCCGACGTACTGTCCGCGGACTTCGTGGGCCCGGCGGTGGGAGCCGATCTGCGCCAGGGAGCGCTCTACGCTGTCGGGGTAGCGTTGGCGCTGATACTGGTCTACGTCGCCTGGCGCTTCTGGCCCAACTGGATCGTGGCCGTCGCCTCCGTCCTCGCGGTCATGCACGACGCAGCCCTGGTGCTGGGCGGGCTCCAGCTGGCCGGGGCCGAGTTCAGCATCCCGGTGCTGGCCGCGCTCCTCTTCGTGGTCGGCTACTCGCTCAACGACTCGATAATCATCGCCGACCGGATCAGGGAGAACCTGCGGAAGGTGAAGGGCAAGGACCACGAGGAGATCGTCGACCTGTCCGTCAACCAGACCCTCTCCCGCACGGTCATGACCTCGGGTACGACTCTGCTTCCGATCCTGGCCCTGTTCTTCCTGGGCGGTTCGGTGTTGCGCGACTTCAGCCTGGCGCTCCTCATCGGCCTCTTCGTGGGAACCTACTCGAGCATCTACATCGTCGGCTGGATCGTCGCCGCCTACCGCAGCCGGAGGACCAGGACGAGGACGGTACGAGGCGCAGCCTGAGAGACAGCTCGTAAGTCCGTTCGAACGATCCGGAGATCCGCCCGACACCTCGAGTGTTGGGCGGATCTCCTTTCGCTGGCCGGTCGACCTTCCTCGGAAGGCGCCTGGAATCCTCCTCGGCGCCTTGGCGGATCTCCTCTTCCCTGCCGGGGAGGAGTTCCCTCGTCAGGGCCGCCATGTGTCTTCGTTCAGGGCACCTCGATGCTCACCTGGCGCAAGACCCTGCCCGAGGCCGAGAGCACCGCCCGCCAGCGCCCCGGCACGACCTCGACGTCGGCGGGCAGCAGCAGAGTGAGTACCGTTCCCTCGTCGGCTTGGGTCACCCAAACGCTCTCCGAGGCGACCTCATCGTTGGCCGGCGAGAACCATTGCACCGCCAACCAGACCGGCTCGACCACGTTGACGAGTTCGACCTCCAGTCGAGGTGTACCTGCATCGACGACCCCGCCAGCGTCCACCTCGAGCCTTTCCGGCAACTCCAGCGGTGCGGGTACCGGCGGGATGTAGAGGGGCCGGCAGGCGCAGAGCAGGAACAGCAGGGACGTTGCCAGGCAGAGGGGAGCGGACCGCGCGACCATCAGAGCGCCTTGGGCACGAGCAGCGCAGCGACGAGAGCCACCGGCGCGGTTTCGGCGCGGAGCACCCTGGCGCCGAGCCCGATGACGGAAGCTCCGCGTGCTTCGAGGGAAGCCACCTCTTCGTCGCTGAAGCCTCCCTCTGGACCGGTGATCACGGTCGCTTCGCCGGTCAGCTCGAGATCGGCGAGCCGCCGCTGCGAACCAGGGTGGGCGACGACGGCCGTTCCGCTCCAGTGGAGCGAGCCGAGGGGAACAGGTTCGTGCACCTGCGGAACGAACGCCCTGCCGCTCTGCTTCGCCGCCTCCTGGGCAACTCGCCTCAGTCGGGCGAGCTTGTTGGCGGAGAGTTCCGGTACGTCCCTGCGGGAGGCGAGTAGCGGTCGGAAACCGCGTGCCCCCAGCTCGGTGCACTGCCGCACCACGTCGGAGAGCTTATCGCCCTTGAGGAGGGAGACGGCTACGCCGATCTCGAGCTCGGGTTCGACGTCGGTGGGGTGCGGTTGACCTAGTTCGACGACCACGCGGCCGGTTTCGACCACTCGCACTACTCCGGGCGCCTCCATACCCCTGCCATCGAACGCTCTGATCTCGCTGCCGGGCGAGACGCGCAGTACCTGGCTGAGGTGAGCGGCCTCTCTGCCGGTGACGGTGCTGATCCCCGACTCGAGCCGGGGCAGGTGGATCCTGTGCCGACGCACCTAGCGCCCCTCGGCCCCACTCCTGCGCGCATGGAGCAGCCGCCACTCGCCCGCTTCGGACCAGCCGTGCAGTTCGAAACTGTCCCGCAGCGCCTCCTCTACCATCGCGGTACGATCGCCGAGGATCCCGGTGAGGAGCAGATGGCCGTTCGGAAGGGTCGCTCTCGCATAGGCCGCCGCCAGTTCGACGTGGAGTTCGGCGTGCAGATTGGCGACGACGACATCGGCAGAGTGCGCCTCATCCAGCGTTCCCGGCTCGAACTGCGCGCGAGAACGATTCAGAGCGGCGTTCGCCCTGGCGATCGGCACGGTCTCCGGATCGATGTCGATGCCCCGGCTCTCGCGCGCCCCCAGGAGGTCGGCGGCGATGGCGAGGATCCCCGACCCGGCGCCGACGTCGAGAACCGCCCGCCGCTCGAGGTCGAGCTCGCAGAGTGCCTCGAGTGCAAGCCTGGTGGTCTCGTGATGGCCCGTTCCGAACGCCATCCCCGGATCGATCCAGAGCGGCTTCTGACCTGCCGAGAGGGTGGCCTGCCGGTGGGTGGGGGCGACTACGAGCGTGCCTGCCAGTACCGGCTCGAGCTCGCGGTAGTAGCGTTCGAGGTAGTCCTCGTCGGCGAGTTCGAGCCAGCGCCCACGCAGAGGGAGTTCGATGGGGTGGTCGAAGTAGCCGATCACCTCTCGCCCCTCCTCCGCCACTCCCCGGCATCCGTACTCCCACAGCGTCGCCGCTTCGGGGCCCTCGAGGCCGAGCTCGGCGTGGGTGCGGAAGGCGAACCTTCCTCCCTGACTCACGCGGTCACCTGAGGTTCGCTCACCCGCTCGTCGCGCGTGATCACCTCGAACCCCAGGCGTTCCCCCTCCCTCAGATAGAAGTCGATGTCGGCGCTGCGGGTGGTCGGTCCCAACGAGGCCCGGTCGAACGCCCTCGTCGCCGTCATGATCATCGTCTCCGCCATGCAGGCGGGGACTAGCCCGTCTCCGAACTGTATGTCTATCTTGCTGCGCATCTCTCCCGGCGGTCGCACCACTCCGCCTGGGATGACGTGGACGCCGGGAACCTCACGAACGTTCTCGTCTACGTCGACCGGCCGGCCGAGGTCGTAGATCCAGGCACCCGGCTTGACGAACTCCTTGCTGATCACCGGGTTGGGGTCGGAGGTGGCGGTGAACACGAGGTCGGCAGCGGCGATGGCCGATATGTGGACGCTCGTTTCGATGCGGGTAAGAGGGAACTTCCGGCGCAGACTCTGTGCGCTGCGCTCGAGTCGCTGCTCGTCGCGGCCGATGAGGATCAGATGACCTACCTCGGGAGCTATGAGCCGGGCGACGCCGAAAGCGACCACGCCATTGGCGCCCACCACTGCCGCCGTGGCACTCCGGAGCGACCCCCCCTCGCGCTGGAAGCGCCTGAGCAGCCCGGGTACGGCAGCCCTCACCGTCGCCGCCGTGTAGGCTCCGCCGTTGGTGATCGCCAGATCCGGCACCGCCTCCTGTACGTCAAGCCCCTTGTTCCCTACGGTGGACCAGAAGGCGCCAAGTCCGAACGCTTCGGCACCGAGGTCGCGCGCCAGCCTGGCGCCCTGGATGGCCATCTTCGTGGCGAGGTCTGGCCGGCTCCTGATCTGCTCCGGGATCATCCCGCCGCCGATCAGCAGAACCCGCAGTTCACGGCCGTCGGACAGGTGGATTCCGGTGATCTCCTCGTATAGCTGGGGCCTGGTGTAGGGCAGGATGCGCAGGACGAGGGCCTCGTCTATGATCCCGCGCTTCACCAACCTCCCGATCCACCCCTGCGAACGGGCCTGCCACAGGTCGCTGAGCCTCATCGGGTGAACCATGAAGGCCGCGCGCACGACGTTGGGATCGAGGCCGCGCACGGGGGGCGGGTCCCCCAGCCTCACCTCGGTACCGTCGAGCATCCGGTTGATGCTCGTCTTGTGGCGCCAGAGCGCCACCACCGAGAGGCCGAGAGCAGCACCGACGTATTGCGGTCCGAGGCCCAGCAGCACGGTTAGCAGGTCGAGGGCGAGGAGCGCGACGAGCGTGGCGAGGGCCACGTAACTGCTTGCCGCCAGGAGGGCGGCGAACACGGCTACCGGGAGGAAGCCGGCGAGGAACGGCAGATCGCCGAACACGACGAGGCCGGCCACTGCCCCCAGGAGAACTCCGTTGCCGCGACCGCGGGGAGTCTTCTCCCGCCAGCCGGGGATCGGCGGGTGGAGGTGCCCGGCGAAGGCCCCGAGCGCACCCCACGGATTGCCCGCGGTGAGCCCCACGGCGGCGAAACCCTTCGAGATGTCCAGGATGAAGGCGGTCACGGCCGCGGTCGGCCCGAGCAGGCGCACCATGTTCTCGACCCCCAGGTTGTGGGCCGAGAACGCGCTGGGATCCTTGCCGGTGAGCCACCGGATCGCCATGCTCCCCAGCGGTAGGGCGCCGATGAGCCAGCCGACCGCCAGAGCCGCGACAGCGAATGTGAGTTCCGAGGACATCTGTGCTCATTGTAATCCGGTGACGGTTTCGGCGCGGGAGCGGATGCCGGTGTCGCCGGCGGGGCCGGCGTCGCCGATCGCCTCGGGGGCCGCGCTTTAGCCGCAACTAATCCCTGGCCCCGACTGGCTGGTTAATTGCCGTACACCTTCGCGCGGCGGAGCCATGGACCGGTCATGCTTACGTACAATGGGGCGAGTGGAAAGCAGGATGCCCCCGCAAAACCTCGAGGCCGAGCAGAGTGTGCTCGGCAGCGTGCTGTTGGACAACGAGGTCTTCTCCCGCATCGAGGGAACGCTGCGGACCGAACACTTCTACAAGGAGGGCCACCGGAAGATCTTCCGGGCGATGGAGCGTCTCTTCCGTCGCGGCGACCCGATCGACCTCGTCACCATCACAGAGGAGCTTCGCCAGAGCGGCGACCTGGAGGGCGTAGGCAGCGTCCCCTATCTGATCGGCCTCGCGGACAGCGTTCCCACGGCCGCCTACGCCGAGAACTACGCCCGCATCGTCGTCGAGAAGGCGATCCTCCGCGAACTGATCTCGACCAGCGGGGCGATCATGCAGAGCGCCTTTGACCAGGCGATGCCGCTCGAGCAGATCCTCGACAAGGCCGAGGCGTCGATCTTCGACATGTCTTCGGCGAAGCGGACCCAGGATTTCCAGGGGATGGGCGAACTGGTCACGGACACCTTCGCCTACATCAACGAGCTGTTCGCCAACCCCGATCCGGTGTCGGGCTTGCGTACCGGCTTCAAGGAACTCGATCAGCTCACGGCCGGGTTGCAACCGTCCAGTCTGAACGTGTTGGCGGCTCGGCCGTCCATGGGAAAGTGCCTGACGAAGGACACACTGTTGGTTGTGCCGGGCAGCGGTGAACGCATCACGATCGAGGAGTTCGTAAGGCGCCGCCTGAGGTGCGTCTACGGGATCTCGAGTACCGGGGCGATACGTCCCACCCGGGTTTCCGACTGGATCGACAGTGGAATCAAGCCGTGCTTCCGCGTCATTACCCGGACCGGTCGCTCGGTCGAGGTGACCGGCCATCACCCGTTCCTGACCCATCGGGGCTGGACGCCCCTTCACGACCTTGGAGTGGGCGACAAAGTAGCCGTCCCACGGCGACTCGCCAGCTTCGGTCAGGTCTCCGACCTGCCCCTGGGAAAAGTTCGTCTCCTAGCCTATTTCATCGCCGGGGGTGGCCTGACCCGCTCTTCCCCGGTCTTTACGAACACCGACCCGGTCATCGTGAACGACTTCACGAGCTTGATCGGCGAGTACTTTCCGGAGCTGCGTTGTCGTGCCAATGGCATCGACATCACCGTCGCCAGAGAGTATCGCCCGGGACAACGCAAGGATCTCCCCAATCCACTGACACTCTGGCTCAGAGAGCACAGGCTCATGGGTAAAGGGGCAGCCGATAAGCGGTTCCCGGATGTCGTCTGGCAGTGGGACCGGGAGCGCATGGTCGAGTTCCTGCGCGTCCTCTTCTCCTGTGAAGGCACCATCTATGCTCTATCCGAGGCTCGTCGGCCGCGCATAGAATTCACCGTTGCTTCTCAAGAGTTGGCCAGGGACGTTCATCACGCACTGGTCCGCTTCGGGATCGTCTCGAAACTGTGGCGCAAGACCGAGCGTTCCTGGCGGGTCGAGATCACCGAACCCGAATCGGTGGATGTCTACGGAACAGAGATCGGATGGCTGGGAGAGAAGGCGAGTCGCTCGTTCAGGCCGCACCCCCTTCGCTTCAGTAACTCGGGACATCTGCCCAACGACGCTTGGCGTGCCGTTCGCGAGGCTGCCGCGGAAGCAGGTCTGTCCCTGTCGGAACTCGCTCGGCGTAGCGGCGAGAACGTGGGTTCGGGCTACAACCCTCACACGGGTCGAGGACTGCCCCAGAAGCGACTCGCGGGATACGCCCAAGTACTCGAGCGAGATGACCTGAGGCAGATATCCCACCCCGACCTCTACTGGGATGACATCGTTTCGATCGAAGCTATCGGTGAGCACCAGGTCTATGACCTCACCGTTCCTGACGGAGCGAATTTCGTAGCGGCCGACTTCTGCGTTCACAACACCTCACTGGCACTCAGCCTCGCGCAGCACGTCGCCCTGCGCGAGGCCAAACCGGTCGGGATCTTCTCGCTCGAGATGTCGGGCCTGCAGCTCGTCACCCGCATGCTCTGCTCCGAAGCACGCGTAGACATGAGCCGGGTGCGCAACGGCCAGCTCTCCGACCGCGACTTCCAGCGACTGGCGGACACAGCTGGGCGGATGTCGGAAGCGAAGATCTATATCGACGACAACGCCGACATGACCGTTATGGAGTTGCGCTCCAGGGCTCGTCGGCTGGTGGCCGAGCACGGCCCTGGCCTCATCGTCATCGACTACCTCCAGTTGATGTCGGGTGGCACGAACAACGAGAACCGGCAGCAGGAGATCTCCAATATCTCGCGCGGCCTCAAGGCGCTGGCGCGTGAGCTCGATGTGCCGGTTCTGGTGCTATCCCAGCTCTCCAGGGCCGTGGAAAGCCGGCCCAACAAGAGGCCCATGCTCTCCGACCTTCGTGAGTGCGTTACGGGAGACACCCTCGTGGTCCTGGCTGACGGCCGAAGGGTACCTATACGTGATCTGGTCGGCAAGACACCGGAGGTCGTTGCACTCGGGACCGACGGGAGACTCACCGTTGCCAAGAGCGACAAGGTTTGGGAGGTCGGCACTCGGGAAGTTTTCGAGGTTCGGCTGGCGAGCGGGCGCAAGATTCGGGCGACGTCGAAGCACAGGCTGGTCACGCAGGATGGCTGGAAGCGGATCGCCAATATTTCTGAAGGGGACCGAGTTGCTTTGGCACGGCATTTACCTGAGCCTGAAGCTCCGGTCCGCTGGCCGGATTCAGAGGTGGCACTCCTCGGACAGCTTATAGGCGGTGGCACCTACCTCTCCGGTCAGCCGCTCAGGTACACCACTGCATCTGAGGAGAACAGTCAGACGGTCCTCGAGGGTGCGCAGGCGCTGGGATCGACCGTCAAGCGCTACGCCGGTCGAGGCTGTCACCAGCTGCTGATAGGTAACAACGGTAGCCGTTGGAAGCCGGCAGGAGTCGGGGGTTGGCTCAAGCAGCTAGGAATTTTCGGACAGCGTTCGCACCAGAAGCGGATTCCCGGGGAGGCAT includes:
- a CDS encoding RsmE family RNA methyltransferase, translating into MRRHRIHLPRLESGISTVTGREAAHLSQVLRVSPGSEIRAFDGRGMEAPGVVRVVETGRVVVELGQPHPTDVEPELEIGVAVSLLKGDKLSDVVRQCTELGARGFRPLLASRRDVPELSANKLARLRRVAQEAAKQSGRAFVPQVHEPVPLGSLHWSGTAVVAHPGSQRRLADLELTGEATVITGPEGGFSDEEVASLEARGASVIGLGARVLRAETAPVALVAALLVPKAL
- the dnaB gene encoding replicative DNA helicase — encoded protein: MESRMPPQNLEAEQSVLGSVLLDNEVFSRIEGTLRTEHFYKEGHRKIFRAMERLFRRGDPIDLVTITEELRQSGDLEGVGSVPYLIGLADSVPTAAYAENYARIVVEKAILRELISTSGAIMQSAFDQAMPLEQILDKAEASIFDMSSAKRTQDFQGMGELVTDTFAYINELFANPDPVSGLRTGFKELDQLTAGLQPSSLNVLAARPSMGKCLTKDTLLVVPGSGERITIEEFVRRRLRCVYGISSTGAIRPTRVSDWIDSGIKPCFRVITRTGRSVEVTGHHPFLTHRGWTPLHDLGVGDKVAVPRRLASFGQVSDLPLGKVRLLAYFIAGGGLTRSSPVFTNTDPVIVNDFTSLIGEYFPELRCRANGIDITVAREYRPGQRKDLPNPLTLWLREHRLMGKGAADKRFPDVVWQWDRERMVEFLRVLFSCEGTIYALSEARRPRIEFTVASQELARDVHHALVRFGIVSKLWRKTERSWRVEITEPESVDVYGTEIGWLGEKASRSFRPHPLRFSNSGHLPNDAWRAVREAAAEAGLSLSELARRSGENVGSGYNPHTGRGLPQKRLAGYAQVLERDDLRQISHPDLYWDDIVSIEAIGEHQVYDLTVPDGANFVAADFCVHNTSLALSLAQHVALREAKPVGIFSLEMSGLQLVTRMLCSEARVDMSRVRNGQLSDRDFQRLADTAGRMSEAKIYIDDNADMTVMELRSRARRLVAEHGPGLIVIDYLQLMSGGTNNENRQQEISNISRGLKALARELDVPVLVLSQLSRAVESRPNKRPMLSDLRECVTGDTLVVLADGRRVPIRDLVGKTPEVVALGTDGRLTVAKSDKVWEVGTREVFEVRLASGRKIRATSKHRLVTQDGWKRIANISEGDRVALARHLPEPEAPVRWPDSEVALLGQLIGGGTYLSGQPLRYTTASEENSQTVLEGAQALGSTVKRYAGRGCHQLLIGNNGSRWKPAGVGGWLKQLGIFGQRSHQKRIPGEAFRLGNDQIALLLRHLWATDGCILAGKAGSNGSHTACYASNSRGLAFDVAALLLRLGIVARVKSTVKGDHRPGYQVFVSGTRDQRRFLEIVATHGPRVDPGRKLLEALAPEVGVQTNVDTLPKEAFRAVRSAMAQREVSQRKVADLRGRSYGGMGNFVFNPSRETMLEHADLLQDAGLHEWATSDLFWDKVVEVVPAGEEVVYDLTVPGPSSWIADSIISHNSGAIEQDADLVMFIYRDEYYDPHSEKQGIAEVIIGKQRNGPVGTVELQFHNAHVRFNDLARSTG
- the secD gene encoding protein translocase subunit SecD — translated: MNRRNVTAVVVLAAILLSILYIWQPWVPGQSSLKLGLDLQGGLRVVLQSDQPNPAAEDMQTARSVIENRVNEFGVSEPLIQTAGGDRIVVELPGLSADEQDRALDLIGQQAVLEFRLVEQQANDVPVQMLTLEDLEETRFTGEIIRSARADFSPPGSGVIGPIVLFEIKREYAAEFGEFTAGNIGRRMAVVLDDNIITAPALQSRISDSGQITGIESLDEATDISLVLRSGALPIDLHVEEIRQIGPTLGQDSINAGVTAGIVGAAAVVVLILLYYGPLFGGVLTVGIILAMLFVFGILAGLGAALTLPGIAGLVLTLGAAVDGNVISFERIKEELAAGKSLRLSMKAGFNNSLSAIIDANVTTLLAAAALYQYTTGPVRGFATTLAIGIVASVFVNVVVVPFLLDVLTLRVKRPMLPKGFYAHGIRFVRQAPVVVTVSGLLVLASLGGLFLKGLPLSTDFTGGTSILLRVPDGTTVGDVRAVLDGPELEQVSAEGANIVEVTDPTIEGNLISVRVGVSGSAEASEEVADTLATALQADVLSADFVGPAVGADLRQGALYAVGVALALILVYVAWRFWPNWIVAVASVLAVMHDAALVLGGLQLAGAEFSIPVLAALLFVVGYSLNDSIIIADRIRENLRKVKGKDHEEIVDLSVNQTLSRTVMTSGTTLLPILALFFLGGSVLRDFSLALLIGLFVGTYSSIYIVGWIVAAYRSRRTRTRTVRGAA
- a CDS encoding glycerol-3-phosphate acyltransferase gives rise to the protein MSSELTFAVAALAVGWLIGALPLGSMAIRWLTGKDPSAFSAHNLGVENMVRLLGPTAAVTAFILDISKGFAAVGLTAGNPWGALGAFAGHLHPPIPGWREKTPRGRGNGVLLGAVAGLVVFGDLPFLAGFLPVAVFAALLAASSYVALATLVALLALDLLTVLLGLGPQYVGAALGLSVVALWRHKTSINRMLDGTEVRLGDPPPVRGLDPNVVRAAFMVHPMRLSDLWQARSQGWIGRLVKRGIIDEALVLRILPYTRPQLYEEITGIHLSDGRELRVLLIGGGMIPEQIRSRPDLATKMAIQGARLARDLGAEAFGLGAFWSTVGNKGLDVQEAVPDLAITNGGAYTAATVRAAVPGLLRRFQREGGSLRSATAAVVGANGVVAFGVARLIAPEVGHLILIGRDEQRLERSAQSLRRKFPLTRIETSVHISAIAAADLVFTATSDPNPVISKEFVKPGAWIYDLGRPVDVDENVREVPGVHVIPGGVVRPPGEMRSKIDIQFGDGLVPACMAETMIMTATRAFDRASLGPTTRSADIDFYLREGERLGFEVITRDERVSEPQVTA
- a CDS encoding 50S ribosomal protein L11 methyltransferase produces the protein MSQGGRFAFRTHAELGLEGPEAATLWEYGCRGVAEEGREVIGYFDHPIELPLRGRWLELADEDYLERYYRELEPVLAGTLVVAPTHRQATLSAGQKPLWIDPGMAFGTGHHETTRLALEALCELDLERRAVLDVGAGSGILAIAADLLGARESRGIDIDPETVPIARANAALNRSRAQFEPGTLDEAHSADVVVANLHAELHVELAAAYARATLPNGHLLLTGILGDRTAMVEEALRDSFELHGWSEAGEWRLLHARRSGAEGR